A window from Amblyomma americanum isolate KBUSLIRL-KWMA chromosome 7, ASM5285725v1, whole genome shotgun sequence encodes these proteins:
- the LOC144097098 gene encoding uncharacterized protein LOC144097098 produces the protein MRRYRHPALQVQSPSSCGEAPPTSLGSKIWLLLGALCVAVLLIVVLTSFVLMMTRQPRSAGAQVQKLLITCQSAGCFEYEGLLRDTLNTSVDPCQDFKAFVTSRWLPTRSSDITTRWSMQWNVKYRWARMLADEIRLRRFKVPAMNIVATSYAACANREGEDAERTRKVFKQLLRNLSIPWPEVPVEPVDKLDVLFNLFIKWDIPLWFSVKMPPQTTAAGEKIIWIGHSAYIDFWTNLYREMETESKIHNHVQQYIDYFSFPLTPEDKSAPKVNYYEVFNITRSIVYALELLCDRSARGYTIETLTKQLRINTSLCISLMNKYFRPKEVFSPADKVLIETDSITYVASHLNQIYNSSVIRSHLGWWVLQIFAPLADNLFFISKYGTKSAADSLRPLFCQIQTEHSFKLLVLANHVALNFPPSVRRDVDQLLNGVRETAAAYYEASSVSKEVNIARKLRQMKINLWPRPEYLSKEVLARIYAQHGTDEHTTLEHWIAERKANAEHIGSDVYFESMRLPHSFSDKPFVYDSLLNTMTVSMLGAHAPFYYTDGIEAANYGGLGATFLKTVFQGINYELRKDDLYNSREDDKGVGQSSIGCRDIRNVSRKSLSHVLRFFEARQAEEKPSNNIWSYPPEAFFFISYCHTQSRLDFAFECNDELRGLESFVDAFRCPRGSGMNP, from the coding sequence GTGCAGTCACCATCCTCCTGCGGAGAAGCGCCCCCTACCAGTCTTGGTTCAAAAATCTGGCTGCTTCTCGGCGCTCTGTGTGTCGCCGTACTGCTCATTGTGGTACTCACCTCTTTCGTCTTAATGATGACCCGCCAACCGCGGAGCGCAGGGGCCCAAGTCCAAAAGCTCCTGATCACGTGTCAAAGCGCCGGCTGCTTCGAGTACGAGGGACTCCTGCGAGACACGCTCAACACCTCGGTCGACCCGTGCCAAGACTTCAAGGCGTTCGTCACGTCACGCTGGCTGCCGACCCGGTCAAGCGACATTACCACGCGCTGGTCCATGCAGTGGAACGTCAAGTACCGGTGGGCTCGAATGCTGGCAGACGAAATTCGTCTGCGCCGCTTCAAGGTGCCCGCTATGAACATCGTCGCCACTTCCTACGCGGCTTGTGCGAATCGCGAAGGCGAGGATGCAGAAAGGACGCGAAAGGTCTTCAAGCAGCTGCTGCGCAATCTCAGCATCCCCTGGCCCGAAGTTCCGGTGGAGCCTGTGGACAAGCTCGACGTCCTCTTCAACCTCTTCATCAAATGGGATATACCACTCTGGTTCAGCGTAAAGATGCCCCCTCAGACAACGGCTGCAGGCGAGAAGATCATCTGGATTGGCCACAGCGCGTACATAGACTTTTGGACCAACTTGTACAGAGAGATGGAGACCGAATCGAAAATTCACAACCACGTTCAGCAATACATCGATTATTTCTCGTTTCCCTTGACACCGGAGGACAAATCCGCGCCGAAGGTAAACTATTATGAGGTTTTTAACATTACTAGGAGTATCGTGTACGCGCTCGAGCTTTTGTGTGACAGAAGCGCACGAGGGTACACGATCGAAACCCTAACCAAACAACTGCGCATCAACACAAGTCTTTGCATTTCTTTGATGAACAAGTACTTCCGCCCTAAGGAAGTCTTTTCGCCAGCAGACAAGGTGTTAATCGAAACGGACAGTATCACCTACGTCGCAAGCCACTTGAACCAGATCTACAATTCCAGCGTCATTCGAAGCCACCTGGGTTGGTGGGTTCTCCAGATCTTTGCCCCATTAGCGGATAACTTATTCTTTATCAGCAAGTACGGAACCAAATCCGCCGCCGACAGTCTACGACCACTGTTTTGTCAAATCCAAACGGAACACTCTTTCAAACTACTCGTCCTAGCCAACCACGTGGCCTTGAACTTTCCACCAAGCGTTAGGAGGGACGTGGACCAACTCCTGAACGGCGTACGAGAAACAGCGGCTGCGTACTACGAAGCGTCCAGTGTGTCCAAAGAAGTGAATATCGCGCGCAAGCTCAGGCAAATGAAGATCAACTTGTGGCCAAGACCCGAGTATCTATCCAAAGAGGTGCTCGCCCGCATCTACGCCCAGCACGGTACGGATGAGCACACAACACTGGAACACTGGATCGCTGAGCGGAAAGCGAACGCTGAGCACATTGGCAGCGATGTCTATTTCGAGTCCATGAGGTTACCGCACTCGTTTTCCGACAAGCCTTTTGTATATGACAGCCTCCTGAATACTATGACCGTCTCGATGCTGGGGGCGCACGCGCCTTTCTATTACACCGATGGCATCGAGGCGGCGAATTATGGCGGTCTGGGAGCGACATTCCTGAAGACTGTGTTTCAGGGCATAAACTACGAGCTGCGCAAAGATGATCTGTATAACTCACGTGAAGACGACAAAGGGGTTGGACAAAGCAGCATTGGTTGCAGGGACATCAGAAATGTGAGCAGGAAAAGCCTGTCACATGTTTTGCGCTTCTTTGAAGCGAGACAGGCGGAAGAGAAGCCCTCGAACAACATTTGGAGTTATCCTCCCGAAGCGTTTTTCTTCATCAGTTATTGCCACACACAGAGCCGACTTGATTTCGCGTTCGAATGCAATGACGAACTGCGCGGACTCGAGAGTTTTGTGGACGCCTTCCGCTGCCCGCGTGGTTCCGGCATGAATCCTTGA